CTTCCTCTTATCAACAACTAAAATGTGGCGTCCCTCAGGgcaccaagatgggtccactcTGCTTCCTGATACTGATTAATGACGCTCTGACAAACCCCCtctcaccgctggaagtatgtggatgaTTGCACCGTGGGTTTGTCACTCCACAATAAACACCCAGACTACTCAGCACTTCAAACAACGTTGAACAGCCTGCAGGAGAGGTCGGCGGAAAGCAGAATGAcaatcaaccacaccaaaactGTAGTAATGCATATTTGCACCTCCTCGGCGACAGTGCCCCCCCCTTTCCCCACAGACACTGGGTCCTCACCCCCTACAAGTAGTTCGGTGAGCCAAGCTGCTCGGAGTCACAGTGGACGATCAGCTGACATGGAAATTACACGTTACTGCCACAGTGAGATCGGCAACCTACAGACTCTACATGCTGCGCAGACTGAAGTCACTGGGCACACCAGCTGATGAGTTAAAGGGGATATACATCACCTTCATCCTGCCTAAACTTATGTATGCCTCACCTGTgtggtcttcctccctcacctacactcaacagcaacaactggaAGATGTCCAAAAAAGGGCCTACAGAATCATACTTGGCCCTGCCTACACTGACTATGATCACTCCCTCTCTACCCTCGATCTCCCCACACTGGTAACCAGACACCAAGCGGCCCTCGTCAAGATGGGTAGAGGCCTGCTGTGCCACTCACGGCTACGGCATCTCCTCCCTCGTGACGCGCCCCAGCCAATCCATGCCACATGACACACAAACGTGGTCATGCCACTCAAGGCCCCAAGAactgaccgttatcatcatAATGCTATCCCCTCCATAGTGCGACccataaacagctaagttaaggttctaatcttaaaTCTCCCTCAATCCCCCATATGTACATCTTCATGTATTGCTTCCCCCATGGTGCGAACCATAAACAAccataaacagctaagttaaggttctaatcttaagtctccctcaatccccatatgcaCATTTTCAgcatgtatgtactgcaattactaataaaccgtattattattattattattattattattattattattattattattattattattattattattattattattacacacactcactcacacacacacacacacacacacacacacacacacacacacacacacacacacacacacacacaca
The window above is part of the Portunus trituberculatus isolate SZX2019 chromosome 14, ASM1759143v1, whole genome shotgun sequence genome. Proteins encoded here:
- the LOC123503510 gene encoding uncharacterized protein LOC123503510, with translation MLRRLKSLGTPADELKGIYITFILPKLMYASPVWSSSLTYTQQQQLEDVQKRAYRIILGPAYTDYDHSLSTLDLPTLVTRHQAALVKMGRGLLCHSRLRHLLPRDAPQPIHAT